A stretch of the Pseudomonas helvetica genome encodes the following:
- a CDS encoding NADH-ubiquinone oxidoreductase-F iron-sulfur binding region domain-containing protein, producing MMPSLYLPCDSLARAVGADEVAVALATQARERNLPLDLQRTSSRGLYWLEPLLEVDTPQGRIGFGPLTAADVPSLLDALQGEPSAHPLALGLVEELPYLKSQQRLLFARAGITRPLSLDDYRAHGGFEGLTQAVALGGEQTATAVFDSGLRGRGGAAFPAGIKWRTVRGTQAAQKYIVCNADEGDSGTFADRMLMEGDPFLLIEGMAIAGITVGASYGYIYVRSEYPQAVATLREALDIARAAGYLGANVGGSGLAFDMEVRVGAGAYICGEETALLDSLEGKRGIVRAKPPIPALQGLFGLPTLVHNVLTLASVPLIMAKGAQFYRDYGMGRSLGTMPFQLAGNVRHGGLVERAFGLTLRELVEEYGGGTASGRPLKAAQVGGPLGAWVPPGQFDTPLDYEAFAAIGAMLGHGGVVVADDSLDMAHMARFAMQFCAEESCGKCTPCRIGSTRGVEVIDRLLAAPDQSSRDEQVIILKDLCDTLQYGSLCALGGMTSYPVVSALKYFPADFGLQASEADQ from the coding sequence ATGATGCCGAGTCTTTATCTGCCCTGTGATTCGCTTGCCCGTGCCGTGGGCGCCGATGAGGTGGCCGTGGCCCTGGCCACTCAGGCCCGCGAACGCAATCTGCCGCTGGACCTGCAACGCACCAGTTCTCGTGGTCTGTACTGGCTGGAACCGCTGCTGGAAGTGGACACGCCGCAAGGCCGTATTGGCTTCGGCCCGCTGACCGCCGCCGATGTGCCATCGCTGCTCGATGCGCTGCAAGGCGAGCCGTCCGCCCATCCACTGGCTTTGGGCCTGGTGGAGGAATTGCCTTATCTGAAGTCGCAACAACGCCTGCTGTTCGCCCGCGCCGGCATTACCCGGCCGCTGTCGCTGGACGATTACCGCGCTCACGGCGGTTTCGAGGGCTTGACCCAGGCCGTCGCCTTGGGCGGTGAGCAGACCGCGACTGCTGTGTTCGATTCGGGCCTGCGTGGTCGTGGCGGCGCGGCGTTCCCGGCCGGGATCAAATGGCGCACGGTGCGCGGCACTCAGGCGGCGCAGAAATACATTGTGTGCAACGCCGACGAAGGCGACTCCGGCACTTTCGCCGACCGTATGTTGATGGAAGGTGACCCCTTCCTGTTGATCGAAGGCATGGCCATTGCCGGCATCACCGTCGGCGCCAGCTATGGCTACATCTATGTGCGCTCGGAATATCCACAAGCCGTGGCCACATTGCGCGAGGCGCTGGACATCGCCCGGGCGGCCGGTTACCTCGGCGCCAATGTCGGCGGCAGCGGTCTAGCCTTTGATATGGAAGTGCGGGTCGGTGCCGGCGCTTACATCTGCGGTGAAGAAACCGCGCTGCTCGACTCGCTCGAAGGCAAGCGCGGGATCGTCCGCGCCAAGCCGCCGATCCCGGCCTTGCAGGGCCTGTTCGGCCTGCCGACCCTGGTGCACAACGTGCTGACGCTGGCCTCGGTGCCGCTGATTATGGCCAAGGGCGCGCAGTTCTATCGTGATTACGGCATGGGCCGTTCCCTGGGCACCATGCCCTTCCAACTGGCGGGCAATGTTCGTCACGGCGGTTTGGTAGAGCGGGCCTTTGGCCTGACCCTGCGCGAACTGGTGGAAGAGTACGGCGGCGGTACCGCCAGTGGCCGACCGCTGAAAGCCGCGCAAGTGGGCGGCCCTCTCGGCGCCTGGGTGCCACCGGGGCAATTCGACACGCCGCTGGATTACGAAGCGTTCGCCGCCATCGGCGCCATGCTCGGTCACGGTGGTGTGGTGGTGGCTGACGACAGCCTCGACATGGCCCACATGGCGCGTTTCGCCATGCAGTTCTGCGCCGAGGAATCCTGTGGCAAATGTACTCCCTGCCGCATCGGCTCGACCCGTGGCGTGGAGGTGATCGACCGCCTGCTGGCCGCGCCGGACCAGAGCAGTCGCGATGAACAGGTGATCATCCTCAAGGACCTGTGCGACACCCTGCAGTACGGTTCGCTGTGCGCGCTGGGCGGCATGACTTCCTATCCAGTGGTCAGCGCTCTCAAGTACTTCCCCGCTGACTTCGGTCTGCAAGCCTCGGAGGCCGACCAATGA
- the fdhF gene encoding formate dehydrogenase subunit alpha, with translation MITLFDPNTDIDLGTPARHSEVQVTLNIDGQSISVPEGTSVMRAAALLGTTIPKLCATDSLEAFGSCRMCLVEIDGMRGYPASCTTPVSEGMSVHTQTPKLATLRRNVMELYISDHPLDCLTCSANGNCELQTVAGQVGLREVRYGYEGENHLDDQKDTSNPYFDYDPSKCIVCNRCVRACEETQGTFALTITGRGFESRVAAAGGENFLDSECVSCGACVQACPTATLMEKSVVELGQPEHSVITTCAYCGVGCSFRAEMKGDQVVRMVPDKNGQANHGHSCVKGRFAWGYATHPDRITKPMIRKHINDPWQEVSWDEAVTYAASEFRRLQQKYGRDSIGGITSSRCTNEETYLVQKLVRAAFGNNNVDTCARVCHSPTGYGLKQTLGESAGTQSFDSVMQADVILVMGANPSDAHPVFASQLKRRLREGARLIVIDPRRIDLVDTVHARAELHLALRPGTNVAMLNALAHVIVTEGLLNQDFIDARCEGSDFAQWKAFVSRAENSPEVLGEICGVAAADIRAAARLYATGGNAAIYYGLGVTEHSQGSTAVMGIANLAMVTGNIGREGVGVNPLRGQNNVQGSCDMGSFPHELPGYRHISNEVVRAQFEQAWNVTLQPDPGLRIPNMFEAALGGSFKGLYCQGEDIAQSDPNTQHVTAALSAMECIVVQDIFLNETAKFAHVFLPGSSFLEKDGTFTNAERRISRVRKVMEPLGGKADWEGTVALANALGYPMNYQHPSQIMDEIASLTPTFTNVSYASLDRHGSLQWPCNAAAPDGTPTMHIEEFVRGKGRFMLTGYVPTEEKVNSRYPLLLTTGRILSQYNVGAQTRRTENVAWHDEDRLEIHPTDAESRGINEGDWVGIGSRAGQTVLRARITERVAPGVVYTTFHFPESGANVITTDNSDWATNCPEYKVTAVEVSRVYHPSEWQKRYQEFSDEQQRLLDERRQARAAGAKAEVRR, from the coding sequence ATGATCACTCTCTTCGACCCGAACACCGATATCGATCTGGGCACCCCGGCTCGCCACAGCGAAGTGCAGGTCACCCTGAACATCGACGGCCAAAGCATCAGCGTGCCCGAAGGCACGTCGGTGATGCGCGCCGCCGCGCTGCTGGGCACCACTATTCCCAAACTGTGTGCCACCGACAGCCTGGAAGCCTTCGGCTCCTGCCGCATGTGCCTGGTCGAGATCGACGGCATGCGCGGTTACCCGGCGTCCTGCACCACGCCGGTCAGCGAAGGCATGAGCGTGCACACCCAGACGCCAAAGCTCGCGACCCTGCGCCGCAACGTCATGGAGCTGTACATCTCCGATCACCCGCTGGACTGCCTGACCTGTTCGGCCAACGGCAACTGCGAGCTGCAAACCGTCGCCGGCCAGGTCGGCCTGCGGGAAGTGCGTTACGGCTATGAAGGCGAGAACCATCTGGACGACCAGAAGGACACCTCCAACCCCTACTTCGACTACGACCCGAGCAAGTGCATCGTCTGCAACCGCTGCGTGCGCGCCTGCGAAGAAACCCAGGGTACCTTTGCCCTGACCATTACCGGGCGCGGTTTCGAATCCCGGGTCGCGGCCGCCGGTGGCGAGAACTTCCTCGACTCGGAATGCGTGTCCTGCGGCGCCTGTGTACAAGCCTGCCCAACCGCAACCCTGATGGAAAAAAGCGTGGTCGAGCTGGGTCAGCCCGAACACAGCGTAATCACCACCTGCGCCTATTGCGGCGTGGGCTGCTCGTTCCGCGCCGAGATGAAAGGCGACCAGGTCGTGCGCATGGTCCCCGACAAGAATGGCCAGGCTAACCACGGCCACTCCTGCGTCAAAGGGCGTTTTGCCTGGGGCTACGCGACCCACCCGGATCGCATCACCAAGCCGATGATCCGCAAGCACATCAACGACCCTTGGCAGGAAGTCAGCTGGGACGAAGCGGTGACCTACGCCGCCAGTGAATTCCGCCGCTTGCAGCAAAAATATGGCCGCGACTCCATTGGTGGCATCACCTCCAGCCGCTGCACCAACGAAGAAACCTACCTGGTGCAAAAACTGGTGCGCGCCGCGTTTGGCAACAACAACGTCGACACCTGTGCGCGGGTCTGCCACTCGCCGACCGGCTATGGCCTGAAACAAACCCTGGGCGAGTCCGCCGGCACTCAGAGCTTCGACTCGGTGATGCAGGCCGACGTGATTCTGGTGATGGGCGCCAACCCGAGCGACGCCCACCCGGTGTTCGCCTCCCAGCTCAAGCGCCGCCTGCGTGAAGGCGCGCGGTTGATCGTTATCGACCCACGCCGCATTGACCTGGTGGACACGGTGCATGCCCGCGCCGAACTGCATCTGGCCCTGCGCCCGGGCACCAACGTCGCCATGCTCAACGCCCTGGCCCACGTCATCGTCACCGAAGGCCTGCTCAACCAGGACTTTATCGACGCCCGTTGCGAGGGCAGCGATTTCGCCCAGTGGAAGGCGTTCGTCAGCCGTGCGGAAAACTCGCCGGAAGTCCTTGGCGAGATCTGCGGCGTCGCCGCTGCCGACATCCGCGCCGCCGCCCGGCTGTATGCCACCGGTGGCAATGCGGCGATCTACTACGGCTTGGGCGTTACCGAACACAGCCAGGGCAGCACCGCGGTCATGGGCATCGCCAACCTGGCCATGGTCACTGGCAACATCGGCCGCGAAGGCGTGGGCGTGAACCCGCTGCGTGGGCAGAACAACGTTCAGGGCTCCTGCGACATGGGCTCCTTCCCGCACGAGTTGCCCGGCTACCGGCACATCTCCAACGAGGTGGTACGAGCGCAATTCGAACAAGCCTGGAACGTTACGCTGCAACCCGATCCGGGCCTGCGTATTCCCAACATGTTCGAAGCCGCCCTGGGCGGCAGCTTCAAGGGCTTGTATTGCCAGGGTGAAGACATCGCCCAGAGCGACCCGAATACCCAGCACGTCACCGCGGCCCTGTCGGCCATGGAATGCATCGTGGTGCAGGACATTTTCCTCAACGAAACCGCCAAGTTCGCCCACGTGTTCTTGCCGGGCAGTTCGTTCCTGGAAAAAGACGGCACCTTCACCAACGCCGAGCGACGCATCTCCCGAGTACGCAAAGTCATGGAACCGCTGGGCGGCAAGGCCGACTGGGAAGGCACGGTGGCCCTGGCCAACGCCCTCGGTTACCCGATGAACTACCAGCATCCGTCGCAAATCATGGATGAAATCGCCAGCCTGACGCCGACCTTCACCAACGTCAGCTACGCCTCGCTGGATCGCCACGGCAGCCTGCAATGGCCGTGCAACGCCGCAGCACCGGACGGCACGCCGACCATGCACATCGAGGAATTCGTGCGCGGCAAGGGGCGCTTCATGCTCACCGGCTACGTGCCCACCGAGGAAAAGGTCAACAGCCGCTATCCGCTGCTGCTGACCACCGGGCGGATCCTCAGCCAGTACAACGTCGGCGCCCAGACCCGGCGTACCGAAAACGTCGCCTGGCACGACGAAGACCGCCTGGAAATCCACCCGACCGACGCCGAGAGCCGCGGCATCAACGAAGGTGACTGGGTCGGCATCGGCAGCCGCGCCGGACAAACCGTCCTGCGTGCGCGAATCACCGAACGAGTAGCCCCGGGCGTGGTGTACACCACCTTCCACTTCCCGGAATCGGGGGCCAACGTCATCACCACCGACAACTCCGACTGGGCCACCAACTGTCCGGAGTACAAGGTCACCGCCGTGGAAGTCAGCCGCGTCTACCACCCTTCCGAATGGCAAAAACGCTATCAGGAGTTCAGCGACGAACAACAACGCCTGCTCGACGAACGCCGTCAGGCCCGCGCTGCCGGAGCAAAAGCCGAGGTACGCCGATGA
- a CDS encoding tetratricopeptide repeat protein, with amino-acid sequence MDIKRFCPSVRRFIQMEAIILLLMTPFFARADITEEQATANCLKISEYSAEGGRYYKLKQYTKARKQYEQQAGWSESCQLDEQKIALAYNNVALTYVHEGNYLKARAWLSILPNDKKSIFNLGKISDDVKKALEKLPNQSEGLYWQYAGAALWNSMTIKPQGRKYKVDFQGYYAGLMAMYYGPNIGEFSTVLEVDNGKANYAMSGEGEGDCVYDFDIKKELMTVKRTAGEWCGFGHNVGAEGIYHRVEF; translated from the coding sequence ATGGACATTAAACGCTTCTGTCCTTCAGTACGCCGCTTCATACAGATGGAAGCGATTATCTTGCTTCTGATGACACCGTTTTTTGCTCGTGCGGACATTACCGAGGAACAGGCGACGGCCAACTGTTTGAAAATTAGTGAATACTCCGCTGAAGGTGGGAGGTATTACAAACTCAAACAGTACACCAAGGCTCGGAAACAGTATGAGCAGCAGGCCGGCTGGTCTGAAAGTTGTCAGCTGGATGAGCAGAAAATTGCGCTGGCCTACAATAACGTTGCACTCACCTACGTACATGAAGGCAATTACCTGAAGGCCCGTGCGTGGCTGAGTATTCTGCCAAACGACAAGAAATCGATCTTCAATCTTGGCAAGATCAGTGATGATGTAAAAAAAGCACTGGAGAAGCTGCCGAATCAGTCAGAAGGGCTGTATTGGCAATATGCCGGGGCGGCTTTATGGAACTCGATGACGATCAAGCCGCAAGGTCGGAAATACAAAGTTGATTTCCAGGGTTATTATGCTGGCCTGATGGCGATGTATTACGGTCCCAATATAGGTGAATTTTCAACGGTCTTAGAAGTTGATAATGGGAAGGCTAATTACGCCATGAGTGGAGAGGGCGAAGGCGACTGTGTCTATGACTTCGATATTAAAAAAGAACTGATGACGGTAAAGCGTACTGCGGGTGAGTGGTGCGGTTTTGGTCATAATGTGGGTGCTGAAGGTATTTATCACAGAGTCGAGTTCTAG
- a CDS encoding LysE family translocator, with the protein MNLATLALFLPACFALNMAPGPNNLLSISNATRYGYRTSCMAGVGRLLAFALMIALVSAGLAVVLQTSELVFYGIKIVGAAYLFYLAYQLWRAEPRAEAESKNAPLGLFALARQEFLVAAGNPKAILIFTAFLPQFVDPTADMGSQFALLGLLFLVLEWIAIGIYAYIGLYMRRWFAQPQGKQIFNRCCAGLLSAAASMLLMARRA; encoded by the coding sequence ATGAATCTTGCGACGCTAGCGTTATTCCTGCCCGCCTGCTTTGCCCTGAATATGGCCCCAGGGCCTAACAACCTGCTGTCTATCAGCAATGCAACACGCTACGGATACCGCACATCATGCATGGCAGGTGTTGGTCGCTTGCTGGCGTTCGCGCTGATGATTGCGCTGGTTTCGGCAGGCTTGGCCGTAGTGTTGCAAACTTCAGAGCTGGTCTTCTACGGGATCAAAATAGTTGGCGCGGCCTACCTTTTTTACTTGGCATATCAGTTGTGGAGGGCTGAACCACGAGCGGAAGCCGAGTCAAAAAACGCCCCGTTAGGTCTTTTCGCGCTGGCAAGGCAGGAATTCCTCGTCGCCGCAGGCAACCCTAAAGCCATCCTGATTTTTACCGCGTTCTTACCTCAATTCGTCGACCCAACGGCAGACATGGGTTCTCAGTTTGCGTTGCTAGGTCTTCTGTTTTTGGTATTGGAGTGGATCGCCATTGGCATCTATGCGTACATCGGATTGTATATGCGACGTTGGTTTGCCCAGCCTCAGGGTAAGCAAATTTTCAACCGTTGTTGCGCTGGTTTGTTGTCGGCTGCCGCCTCGATGCTATTGATGGCACGTCGAGCGTGA
- a CDS encoding formate dehydrogenase subunit gamma — protein sequence MPDEMLHLSMVNNLLERHKGSPGALLPILHDIQEGIGYIPDAAVPEIAHALNLSQAEVRGVISFYHDFRTAPPARHILRLCRAESCQSRGAEQLAAQLRERLQLDDHGSSADGSISLRPVYCLGACACSPALELDGQVHARLSAERLDALLDACLEDA from the coding sequence ATGCCTGATGAGATGTTGCACCTGTCTATGGTCAACAACCTGCTGGAGCGCCACAAGGGTTCGCCCGGCGCGCTGTTGCCGATCCTTCATGATATTCAGGAGGGCATCGGTTACATCCCCGATGCCGCCGTCCCCGAGATTGCCCATGCGCTGAACCTGAGTCAGGCCGAGGTTCGCGGGGTGATCAGCTTCTACCATGACTTCCGTACCGCCCCTCCGGCGCGGCATATCCTGCGCTTGTGCCGGGCCGAGTCCTGCCAGAGCCGCGGCGCCGAGCAGCTCGCGGCGCAATTGCGTGAACGCCTGCAACTGGACGACCACGGCAGCAGTGCCGACGGCAGCATCAGCCTGCGCCCGGTGTATTGCCTCGGCGCCTGTGCCTGCTCGCCCGCTCTGGAGCTGGATGGTCAGGTGCATGCGCGACTCAGTGCCGAGCGCCTCGATGCCCTGCTCGACGCTTGCCTGGAGGACGCATGA
- a CDS encoding AAA family ATPase, protein MLIVFSGLPGTGKTTIARDLATRISAVYLRIDTIEQAIRNAGVLAQDVGRSGYLVANELALSNLRFGNTVIVDCVNPVSESRKAWSEIATRSGAPLVNIQVVCSDKHEHQRRVETRKVDVPGLTPPTWQSVLDHDYEAWDNAPFSIDTALTSPAEAVAMITKRFLSGE, encoded by the coding sequence ATGCTCATTGTCTTCAGCGGCCTTCCAGGCACTGGAAAGACGACTATCGCCAGAGACCTGGCTACCAGAATCAGTGCCGTGTATCTGCGGATCGATACGATTGAGCAGGCTATCCGAAATGCGGGGGTCCTGGCACAAGACGTGGGGCGAAGCGGTTACTTGGTCGCTAATGAGCTTGCACTGAGCAATCTTCGTTTTGGTAACACGGTCATAGTTGACTGTGTTAACCCAGTTAGCGAAAGCCGAAAGGCGTGGAGCGAAATCGCCACACGTTCTGGTGCTCCATTAGTGAATATTCAGGTGGTCTGCTCTGATAAACATGAACACCAGCGACGGGTAGAAACCAGGAAGGTAGATGTTCCTGGGCTGACTCCACCCACCTGGCAGTCTGTACTGGATCATGACTATGAGGCGTGGGATAACGCGCCGTTTAGTATTGACACGGCCCTGACGTCTCCAGCGGAGGCAGTGGCGATGATCACTAAACGATTTTTATCCGGGGAGTAG